The DNA sequence AGATTAACACGGATAAATAGCAGATATAGCGGTTATTAACTGGAAGTTTACATAGGATAATACCCATAAATAAGGCATGAGAATAATCGTTCCGTTAGGAACATAATATCGGTAGGAATAGATAGACAAATCAATCAGTTCCGTAGGAACGATATATTGGTAGAAAATTTATGGAAAGCCATTTACCGATATATTGTCCCTATGGGACATTAAATGAAGGATGAGGTAGAATTTTCATATTCTATTTTTCCCATTTTATCATAAGAAATGGGGGAAAGCAAGCCAAATGGACATAATTGTCTAAAAATATAGAGAGTTATAGCACTAATTTGACATAGTGTAGCAATGGTTTGCGCATAACTTGTTAATTCACTACGAGTAGTTACGAGTATTTAATTCTAAGTAAAGTTTTGAATAATAACTGCTATATAGTTGATAGTCCTTCAACTATCAACTATCAACGATTTTTAGTTTTACGCTTTTAGTTTTAAGTTTTTCAGAGAATTTTGCAAATTTGCCAAAGTTCAGTAAAATTATCTCTTTCCTTTCAGCGTTATTCTTTGGCAACTTATCAATTTTGAAATTTGATTTGTAATTTTGCATTTTGATATTTGATATTTAATATTTATTTGTTGTCTCCCCCAAATCCTATTTTGCAGAACCCTAAATTCAATATAATAATCTCACCCCTTCTGGGTTAATGAATTATAGACTTTAATTGTTCCCTCTGCCATACTTTCTAAACTAAACTGCCTTATTATTTTTTCCCGTGCTTTTTTGGCTATCTTTTCAGCCAATGCTTTCTCTTGCAATATCCTGATAATTTCTTGCGTTAAAATCTGGATATTACCAGGCGGGACTAAAATCCCATCTTCATTATGGGTAATAACTGTAGGCACACTGCCAAGATTAGAAACTATCACCGGTTTCTCACAAGCCATTGCCTGAATTATGGTTAAATCATAACCATTGATACGGATAGTTGCATTGACAAAGACATCGGCTAAATTATAAAACAGGGGTAACTCCTCATAAGGCACAAGTCCTGTGGTAATAATATTTTCCCTTAGTCCTGCTCTATCAATCAGTGTCTCTAAATCCTCTCGATAATCTCCATCACCTACGATGATTAATTTAGTCCCTGGAATACTCTTAAGGATAGCAGGCATAGTTAGGATAATGTTTTGGATTCCTTTTTCTTTAGTCAATCTGGCCACACCTAAAATAACTTTACCTGCTTGATTTATTTTGTATTTTTCTCTTAATTCGGTGCTATTTTTAGGAGCAAATAAATGCGTATCAACTCCATTATAAACCACAAATATATCGCTATCCCTGGTTTGATAAAGGAACTTTATGCGTTTTATTTGTTCATTACTTGTAGCAATGATAGCATCGGCTCTCATAAGAGCTTTACGAGATACAAAGAAATAATTATAAATATGATATAAAATCCTGCGTATAGATAAAAAGGCATTTCGTATATCTTTGTAAGAGGAAAGTAATACACCCCACGCAGACTTTAGCTCATCAAGGTTTGTGCCATGTAAAGAAATTACCGTCGGGATATTGTATTTTTTATTTAATCCCTCTAAAAGAAAAGGTATTCCTCCACCACTTTGACCATGAACAACATCAAATTTTTCCAGGGTATGTAACCTGATAAATTCCTGGACACTTTTTCTACACCATGCCCACGAATATTTACCAGGTCTTGTTCCCTTTGTATAATATATTTCTATGCCATCGATAACCTCGTATTCTTTACCTTGTGGATGTTGGGTGGTAATCAAAATTACCTTATGACCTTTCTGGGCAATCCCTTTACAAATCATCATCGTATGGTCTTCCAATCCACCTTTGGCATGTACCGGTATAGAGCGGGCTAACATACAAATTCTCATTCTTGATGCTCCTTTCAAGTAACTCTTTCACTTTTGCTCATTTTTGGGAGAATTTTAGCACAAATTTTATCCTCTGTCAATAAAAATTTACACCCCCGCGTAATGGGTCACTGAAATGGGAAATTACCTGCAAGAAGGCACGTGGTGAGTAGTTTCTCCTCTTCATCCTTTTTTGTATCAACAAGGGGCTACAAAGAAAATGGGGAAAGAAAAGTTATTTTCTCTTTCCCCACTCTCTTTCCTTAAGAGACAAACCTTTATACTTATCAACATCCATTCGTTACTTAACACCAGGTGGAGTAATAGTCTCTTTTATCTCTGGTGCCTCTCCAAAACTGAGACTAGCCGACATATCGCCCACATAGTCGTTCCAATGTGGACAGGCGTAATCTGCTAGTCCTTGCCAGGTTACAGGATCAAGTCTTGCCCTTATGGTATAATCAGCTCTTGTAATGTTTCCCTGTGCGTTAATGTCATAAGCGTTGCCAAAGATCCCTATTTCTAATACATTGTCTCCCTCTACAGATACAAACGCTGCTGCTCCATGAACAGTGTTCTCTGCCCCGACACCAGCGTAGATACCTGCTATGTCAAAATAAGGAGCAGGATCTCCATCATATCCCAATTCAAATTCCCAATTCCCAACTGTTAAAGTTACTACGGCGGCGGAACTTGCCGTTATCAGAGAGAACACTAAACTCATCGCTAATATGGTTACCCTCATTACCTTCTTCATCTTTTTTCACCTCCTTTCTTTTTAAAGATTGCGGAAATACAAAATGCGAGCTAAAAAACAGAGGTTAAATCTCCATCAGCCAGAGAGATTCACCTGTGAAAAAGCTTATTTGTTGCATCAGTCATAGAAATCTCACAAACGCATAGTTACATCCTTTTTGCTTTTAGCCACAGATGTTACCACACCTTCCGGCTGATAATTTTAGCTCACTTTAGCCTTACCTGAGTTTTTTTTCAGGCTTTCCGCGGCTATCTTATCCTTCCCACTTGATTTATAAATCGCACCCTTGTCTTTCAGTGCTCAAAATATATCTCAAGTGAAAGGTTGACCCTCTTATTGTGCAGAATGCAGTTACCCTCCTACTATCCTTGAAATAGTCGAGTTTTTTATCATCGACTTTCAACGGAACTTCCCCTCTATTTAAAGACAAAAATTTAGCACAACCATTTGATTTTCAATAAGATATAGTGATATCTCTTTTTTTCTAATTCCTATCTACAATTGAAAGAAGGATTTAATTCCTCATCCCTTAGGATTGTATAATAGCATATTAATTAAATTTTGTCAAGCATTTTTTAAAAAAAATAATAAAAAATTTCGACCTGTATGGTTAGAAATTATAAACAATGATAAGACTATGGAGTTAGATAATTTGAAAGCAATTTTTGTATGTGTATAGCGTGCTACAGTATGAGGGTATAAATAATTCCGTAAGATTTAATGTATCCCGCAGATTTCGCAGATGAAACGCAGAAATAAAGGGATTCGAGATTCGGGAATAAAAGAATCCCCTAACCACGAAATCCGAACCCCGAACCCAGTTTTCAGAGGAAACGGACATGAGCCAAGGCTCACAAAGGGCAATGAAAATGGGAGAAGGACAACCCCCTAACCCCCTTTATTAAGGGGGAATATGTGTTCTAAACCAGAGGATACGAGTCTGTGGATACTATACTAATTCGCTAATCTCTAATTCACTAATTCGCTATTTTCAGGGGAAACACTCATGAACCTGCGGCTCACAAAGGGGGATGAAAATAATGGAAGAACAACCCCCTAACCCCCTTTATTAAGGGGGAATATCTGTTCTACACCATAGGATACGAGTCTGTGGATACTATACTAATTCGCTAATCTCTAATTCACTAATTCGCTATTTTCAGGGGAAACATCAACGATAATCTGCGAAATCTGCGGGAGATAGTCCATATTCAAAACCTAACCATACAGGTCGAAATTTTTTTGTCCTATCTGTAACTATTGATATTTATTAATGTTATAGAACTTTCGATTTATCAGTACCCCCACGCAATCAAGCATAGTTTTTGCTGCCCGAATCGTTGCTCCAGAACCACCCAGTTTTTCCTTTACTTGTTTCAACTCGGTTATCATTTTTCCCCTTTTGTCTTCATTTTCCAATAACTCTATGGCATATTGGGAAATAAGTTCAGGCTCAGCCTTATTTTGGAGTAATTCTGGAACAATCTCTTTTCCGGCAACGATATTTGGCAAGCCAATAAAACCACCCGTAGAAACTAATATCTTACCCAATTGCCAGGTGAGCCAGTTGAGTTTATAAACGATAATCATCGGCACGCCTATTAAGGCGGCTTCTAATGTCGCTGTTCCGGAGGCAACGATGAGTAAATCACTTATGTTCATTACCTCATAGGTATTGTTTGATACTATTTTCGTATTTTGAAGTTTGAATTTCAAAATATCCTCTTTTGATAAAGTCGGGGCTAAAGGCAGGATAAATTGGGCATCCGGAAAATGTCTCTGAATTTTTTCAACCCCGGATAACATAATTGGCAATAAAACCTTAATCTCACTTTTTCTACTGCCAGGCAACACGCCAATAATTTTCTTTTTCTGGTCCAGATTAAACTCTTTGCAAGCCTCTTCTTTACTCATTTGAGGGCTGACGATGTCTAATAAGGGATGACCGATAAATTCTACCTTATTGCCTGCCTCTTGATAAATCCTTGCCTCAAAATCAAATATACAAATAACCTTATCAACTAATTTCGTCATTGTTTTTGCCCGGCCTTTTCGCCATGCCCAGGCAGTTGGAGGAATATAATATACGGTTGGGATGTTTAATCTTCTGGCTGTTTTTGCCAATCGCATATTAAACTCAGGGAAGTCAATTAAGACTAACAGATGAGGTTTTTCTTTCTCTAAATAATTGCCAACCTCTTTCAGTCGGTAGATAAATTCAGGGATTTTAGTGATAATCTCTACAGCACCAATTGCACAGAGGTCAGATATATCAAAATCTATCTTTACCCCTGCAAGTGCCATATTAGAACCACCCATTCCTTGAAGATGGACATCTGGCGATAATTCTTTTATGGCTTGAGCTAATTTGCCACCATACAAATCTCCGGATGCCTCGCCGGTGATAATGACTATTTTTTTCATTTCTTTTAACCTCTTACCAATTACTTTCCCCATTTCTCCGTTTCTCCCTTTCTCCGTCTCTTATCTGATAATCACTAATTTCCCTGATTTTTTCTCAACACCATAGGTAACGATATAAATATATACTCCACTGGCAACATCCTTTGAATGACTGTCTTTGACATCCCATTCGTATATCGAACTGACATCCTCAATCATTCTTATCAAATCTCCTGATATATCATAAATTCTAATCGTGGAATTAGCAGGTAACCCCTCAAATATGATTTTATCATCCCCTCTGCTGGGTTTAAAAGGAACAGGATAGACGATGAATTTAGAGAGGTCTTGAGCCTCAAGATAAACAATTAAGGTGTAAATCCCAAGTCGGGAAATAGGGGCAGTGACTTTATTTTCAAATGTATTCACCACGCCATCCTCAATTTTCACCCATCTATTGTTTTTTAATTCATAAATCGCTAAATTTAACTCTTTACCGCCAACCATAGATACATCCGCTTCACTATAGGTAATCGTAATAAAGGCTGATGTTGTGCCAAATCCCTCAGTTAAAATCTCTCTTTGTTCATTTCGTCCCTCGATTTTATAAACTGTATCTGGAATCCTTTTTACCAGAGTGTCTTTGTCGGTATAGTAATTAGCCGTAGTAACCTCTGGGTCGGGTGGGTCTTTGATAAAAACCGGGTAATAGTCTTCTGGTAGAAAATATCGCGCCACATCTATCGCTATATTTCCTTCTTGTATCTTTTCATCTTTACTATCGTCTATTAAAACAAAGAATGGATTACTCTTTATGGTTCTGACTCCATCTGTGGCTGTTATTTCTACATCGGGCGTTGCTTTATTTATACTCACCGTGCCTGTCCATATCCCTGCGGTAAAATTACGGGTGATATTGATGGAATTGGTCGTGTCAGTTAAATTAAAAGCACCATTATAATCTGCGATATTCTCATAAATATCATAAGCGGTTACGGTTGCGGGGAAAGATGTCCGCCAGATTTGAGTTGAAATGTGGTCAATCTTAAAATGGTTCACAATTGCGGGCAAAACCGTAAATGGTGGGGAAATACCAGTTTTGCCTTGTGAAAATATATTAATGGTTACATTATCCATTGCCGTAGTAATAACAACCTCTTGTGAGCAAGTGCCTGATTTAAAATTAGAGGTAGTTTTGGGTAAAATAGTTGTGGTTGTATCCTTCAATTCGCCAGAATTATTAAAACTTTCCACGATATTGCCATATTT is a window from the bacterium genome containing:
- the lpxB gene encoding lipid-A-disaccharide synthase, with protein sequence MGKVIGKRLKEMKKIVIITGEASGDLYGGKLAQAIKELSPDVHLQGMGGSNMALAGVKIDFDISDLCAIGAVEIITKIPEFIYRLKEVGNYLEKEKPHLLVLIDFPEFNMRLAKTARRLNIPTVYYIPPTAWAWRKGRAKTMTKLVDKVICIFDFEARIYQEAGNKVEFIGHPLLDIVSPQMSKEEACKEFNLDQKKKIIGVLPGSRKSEIKVLLPIMLSGVEKIQRHFPDAQFILPLAPTLSKEDILKFKLQNTKIVSNNTYEVMNISDLLIVASGTATLEAALIGVPMIIVYKLNWLTWQLGKILVSTGGFIGLPNIVAGKEIVPELLQNKAEPELISQYAIELLENEDKRGKMITELKQVKEKLGGSGATIRAAKTMLDCVGVLINRKFYNINKYQ
- a CDS encoding glycosyltransferase family 4 protein, which translates into the protein MRICMLARSIPVHAKGGLEDHTMMICKGIAQKGHKVILITTQHPQGKEYEVIDGIEIYYTKGTRPGKYSWAWCRKSVQEFIRLHTLEKFDVVHGQSGGGIPFLLEGLNKKYNIPTVISLHGTNLDELKSAWGVLLSSYKDIRNAFLSIRRILYHIYNYFFVSRKALMRADAIIATSNEQIKRIKFLYQTRDSDIFVVYNGVDTHLFAPKNSTELREKYKINQAGKVILGVARLTKEKGIQNIILTMPAILKSIPGTKLIIVGDGDYREDLETLIDRAGLRENIITTGLVPYEELPLFYNLADVFVNATIRINGYDLTIIQAMACEKPVIVSNLGSVPTVITHNEDGILVPPGNIQILTQEIIRILQEKALAEKIAKKAREKIIRQFSLESMAEGTIKVYNSLTQKG